Proteins encoded together in one Chroicocephalus ridibundus chromosome 13, bChrRid1.1, whole genome shotgun sequence window:
- the KLHL22 gene encoding kelch-like protein 22, with protein sequence MAEDQELTQPHKAQLEPSLQQRTSNTYRSAEHSQALLSGLVSLRDSSILFDVVLVVEEKPIEAHRILLAASCDYFRGMFAGGLREMEQEEVHIHGISYNAMCKILNFIYTSELELSVNSVQETLAAACQLQIPEVIKFCCDFLMSWVDEENILDVYRLADHYDLRHLSDQLDSYILKNFAAFSRTQVYRQLPLQKVYSLLSSNRLEVNYEFEVYEGALFYHYSPEQLETDQVSLMEPLKLLETVRFPLMEPQILQRLHDKLNPCPLKDTVADALMYHKNECLQPILQSSQTQLRSEFQCVVGFGGMHSTPSIVLSDQAKYLNPLLGEWRHFTAALAPRMSNQGIAVLNNFVYLIGGDNNVSGFRAESRCWRYDPRHNKWFQIQSLQQEHADLSVCVVDDYIYAVAGRDYHEDLREVERYDPKSNTWEYVTPLKKEVYAHAGAALDGKMYITCGRRGEDYLKELQCYDPKTDRWDVLADGPVRRAWHGMAALLGKLYVIGGSNNDSGYRRDVHQVACYRPSTDQWTNVCPLPAGHGEPGIAVLDNRIYVLGGRSHNRGIRMDYVHIYDAERDCWEEGPQLEDDISGMAACVLTLPRAILMETEKWFSEWHADRVKYHLDFPSEVMSVSDWEEFDNSSED encoded by the exons ATGGCGGAGGATCAGGAGCTGACTCAGCCACACAAAGCTCAACTCGAGCCCTCCCTTCAGCAGCGCACCAGCAACACATACCGCAGTGCAGAGCACTCTCAGGCCTTGCTCAGTGGCTTGGTATCTCTCCGAGACAGCAGCATCCTCTTCGATGTAGTTCTGGTAGTGGAAGAGAAACCTATTGAGGCTCATCGCATACTTCTAGCTGCATCCTGTGACTATTTCAG AGGAATGTTTGCAGGAGGACTGAGAGAGATGGAACAAGAAGAAGTCCATATTCATGGCATCTCCTACAATGCAATGTGTAAAATCTTGAACTTCATTTACACTTCTGAGCTGGAACTCAGTGTGAACAGTGTACAGGAAACCTTAGCCGCAGCCTGTCAGCTTCAG ATTCCAGAAGTCATTAAGTTCTGTTGTGATTTTCTCATGTCCTGGGTAGATGAAGAGAACATCCTCGACGTGTACAGACTAGCTGACCATTATGACTTGAGACATTTGAGTGATCAACTGGACTCCTACATTTTGAAGAACTTTGCAGCTTTCTCAAGGACACAAGTGTACCGACAGCTACCCTTGCAGAAGGTCTACTCCCTTCTCAGCAGCAACCGTTTGGAGGTTAACTATGAGTTTGAAGTTTATGAAGGGGCACTTTTTTATCATTATTCTCCAGAGCAACTGGAGACAGATCAGGTCTCCCTGATGGAGCCCCTTAAGCTACTTGAGACAGTTCGTTTTCCTCTGATGGAACCCCAGATCCTGCAAAGGCTTCATGACAAATTAAATCCATGTCCTTTAAAAGATACAGTTGCAGATGCATTAATGTACCACAAGAATGAATGTCTTCAGCCAATTCTTCAGAGCTCCCAGACACAGCTGAGATCAGAGTTCCAGTGTGTAGTGGGATTTGGAGGGATGCATTCTACTCCATCCATTGTCCTCAGTGATCAAGCCAAGTATCTGAACCCCTTGTTGGGAGAGTGGAGGCATTTTACAGCTGCACTAGCTCCCAGAATGTCCAACCAGGGGATCGCTGTTCTCaataattttgtgtatttaattGGTGGAGACAACAATGTAAGTGGTTTTCGAGCAGAGTCAAGGTGTTGGAG GTATGACCCGCGACACAACAAATGGTTCCAGATCCAGTCCCTACAGCAAGAGCATGCCGACCTCAGTGTTTGTGTTGTGGACGACTATATATATGCCGTCGCAGGCCGCGATTACCATGAAGACCTGAGGGAAGTGGAGAGGTATGACCCTAAAAGCAACACTTGGGAATATGTGACACCTCTGAAGAAGGAG GTATACGCACATGCTGGAGCAGCACTGGATGGGAAGATGTATATTActtgtgggaggagaggagaagactaTTTGAAGGAGCTACAATGTTATGACCCAAAGACTGACCGCTGGGATGTTTTAGCAGATGGTCCAGTGAGACGTGCTTGGCATGGGATGGCTGCACTGCTAGGAAAGCTCTATGTAATTGGAGGAAGCAACAACGATTCTGGCTACAGAAGGGATGTTCATCAG gttgCCTGCTACAGGCCAAGCACTGATCAGTGGACAAATGTATGTCCACTACCTGCAGGACATGGAGAGCCAGGTATTGCAGTTTTAGACAACAGGATCTATGTCTTGGGAGGCAGATCCCACAACAGAGGAATCCGCATGGACTATGTCCACATTTACGATGCAGAGAGAGACTGTTGGGAGGAAGGACCCCAGCTGGAAGATGATATTTCTGGGATGGCTGCCTGCGTCCTCACTTTGCCTAGGGCTATTTTAATGGAAACAGAGAAATGGTTCTCAGAATGGCATGCAGACCGTGTGAAGTATCACCTTGACTTTCCATCGGAAGTTATGAGCGTATCAGACTGGGAGGAATTTGACAATTCAAGTGAAGATTAg